Proteins found in one Paraburkholderia caballeronis genomic segment:
- a CDS encoding adenine phosphoribosyltransferase, translating to MSNAPANAPADVAQFVKSQIRTVSDWPQPGVQFRDITPLLGNAKGLRVLIDLFVQRYIDARLDYVAGLDARGFIIGPIVAYELNVGFIPIRKIGKLPYRTVSETYKLEYGSATVEIHEDACGAGDRVVIVDDLIATGGTMLAGKLLLERLGAEVVEGAAIIDLPDLGGSKLLAEAGLPLFTVTSFGGH from the coding sequence ATGTCCAACGCACCTGCGAACGCGCCCGCCGACGTCGCGCAGTTCGTGAAAAGCCAGATCCGCACGGTGTCCGACTGGCCGCAGCCGGGCGTGCAGTTTCGCGACATCACGCCGCTGCTCGGCAATGCGAAGGGACTGCGGGTGCTGATCGACCTGTTCGTGCAGCGCTACATCGACGCGCGGCTCGACTACGTCGCGGGCCTCGACGCGCGCGGCTTCATCATCGGGCCGATCGTCGCGTACGAGCTGAACGTCGGTTTCATCCCGATCCGCAAGATCGGCAAGCTGCCGTACCGCACCGTGTCCGAGACGTACAAGCTCGAATACGGCAGCGCCACCGTCGAGATCCACGAGGATGCGTGCGGCGCGGGCGACCGCGTGGTGATCGTCGACGACCTGATCGCGACCGGCGGCACGATGCTCGCCGGCAAGCTGCTGCTGGAGCGGCTCGGCGCGGAGGTGGTGGAGGGCGCGGCGATCATCGACCTGCCGGACCTCGGCGGCTCGAAGCTGCTCGCCGAAGCGGGCCTGCCGCTCTTCACCGTCACGTCGTTCGGCGGCC
- a CDS encoding monovalent cation:proton antiporter family protein, with protein MISPLEMTLFLLLASVVGVVLFRSLNLPPMLGYLTVGILVGPRALGIVGDPQGAQHLAEFGVVFLMFSIGLEFSLAKLRAMQRAVFGLGLLQVLGTIAVALLVGFVLEPWVHITWQACVALGGALAMSSTAIVSKMLAERLEIESEHGRNIFGVLLFQDLAVVPLLIIIAAFGGDSKSLVSALGFAAVKIVFALALLLIVGQKFMTRWFNVVARRRSQELFVLNVLLVTLGAAFITDRFGLSLALGAFIAGMLIAETPYRHQVEEDIKPFRDVLLGLFFVTTGMLLDPHVIWQHPLMVFAFLVGPVVLKAVMITALTRVFGASPGVAMRTGLGLAQAGEFGFVLLNLILDKHLVDPTLLQAILAAMLLSMLAAPFLIQNADRIVLRLSSTEWMQQSLQMTRIATQSLKQSGHVIICGYGRSGQNLARMLENEGLSYVALDLDPDRVSAAAAAGESVVFGDAARRESLVAAGIHRAAAVAITYANTQSALRVLHHVHELEPTLPVTVRTVDDADLERLLEAGATEVIPEIVEGSLMLASHMLVLMGVPMRRVVRRVEEMRDARYSLLRGYFHGTDDAGDDGRDQVRLQSVPVDPRADAVGRTLADLGLYDLGVEVTAIRRHGIRGVEPDPETKLREGDIVVLRGLPEQLAQAEERLLRHRRGATAGAGAAAA; from the coding sequence ATGATTTCCCCGCTGGAAATGACGCTGTTCCTGCTGCTTGCCTCGGTGGTCGGCGTCGTGCTGTTTCGCTCGCTGAACCTGCCGCCGATGCTCGGCTACCTGACCGTCGGCATTCTCGTCGGCCCGCGCGCGCTGGGGATCGTCGGCGACCCGCAGGGCGCGCAGCACCTCGCCGAATTCGGCGTCGTGTTCCTGATGTTCTCGATCGGGCTGGAGTTTTCGCTCGCGAAGCTGCGCGCGATGCAGCGCGCGGTGTTCGGGCTCGGGCTGCTGCAGGTGCTCGGCACGATCGCGGTCGCGCTGCTCGTCGGGTTCGTGCTGGAGCCATGGGTGCACATCACGTGGCAGGCGTGCGTCGCGCTCGGCGGCGCGCTCGCGATGTCGTCCACGGCGATCGTCAGCAAGATGCTCGCGGAGCGGCTGGAGATCGAGTCCGAGCACGGCCGCAACATCTTCGGCGTGCTGCTGTTCCAAGATCTCGCGGTCGTGCCGCTCCTCATCATCATCGCGGCGTTCGGCGGCGATTCGAAATCGCTCGTGAGCGCGCTCGGTTTCGCCGCGGTGAAGATCGTGTTCGCGCTCGCGCTGCTGCTGATCGTCGGGCAGAAGTTCATGACGCGCTGGTTCAACGTGGTCGCGCGGCGGCGCTCGCAGGAACTGTTCGTGCTGAACGTGCTGCTCGTCACGCTCGGCGCGGCGTTCATCACCGACCGGTTCGGGCTGTCGCTCGCGCTCGGCGCGTTCATCGCCGGGATGCTGATCGCCGAGACGCCGTACCGGCATCAGGTCGAGGAGGACATCAAGCCGTTCCGCGACGTGCTGCTCGGCCTGTTCTTCGTGACGACCGGCATGCTGCTCGATCCGCACGTGATCTGGCAGCACCCGCTGATGGTGTTCGCGTTCCTCGTCGGCCCGGTCGTGCTGAAGGCGGTGATGATCACCGCGCTCACGCGGGTGTTCGGCGCGTCGCCGGGCGTCGCGATGCGCACCGGCCTCGGGCTCGCGCAGGCGGGCGAATTCGGTTTCGTGCTGCTGAACCTGATCCTCGACAAGCATCTCGTCGATCCGACGCTGCTGCAGGCGATCCTCGCCGCGATGCTGCTGTCGATGCTCGCCGCGCCGTTCCTGATCCAGAACGCCGACCGGATCGTGCTGCGGCTGTCGTCGACGGAATGGATGCAGCAGTCGCTGCAGATGACGCGCATCGCGACGCAGAGCCTGAAGCAGAGCGGTCACGTGATCATCTGCGGTTACGGGCGCTCGGGCCAGAACCTCGCACGGATGCTCGAAAACGAAGGGCTGTCGTACGTCGCGCTCGACCTCGACCCGGACCGCGTGAGCGCGGCCGCGGCGGCCGGCGAATCGGTCGTGTTCGGCGACGCCGCGCGGCGCGAGTCGCTCGTCGCGGCGGGGATCCATCGCGCGGCGGCGGTCGCGATCACGTACGCGAACACGCAGTCGGCGCTGCGCGTGCTGCATCACGTGCACGAACTGGAGCCGACGCTGCCGGTGACCGTGCGCACCGTCGACGACGCGGACCTCGAACGGCTGCTCGAAGCCGGCGCGACCGAGGTGATCCCGGAGATCGTCGAGGGCAGCCTGATGCTCGCCTCGCACATGCTGGTGCTGATGGGCGTGCCGATGCGGCGCGTCGTGCGGCGCGTCGAGGAGATGCGCGACGCGCGCTACAGCCTGCTGCGCGGTTATTTCCACGGCACCGACGACGCGGGCGACGACGGCCGCGACCAGGTGCGGCTACAATCGGTGCCGGTCGATCCGCGCGCGGACGCGGTCGGCCGCACGCTGGCGGACCTCGGGCTGTACGACCTCGGCGTCGAGGTGACCGCGATCCGCCGGCACGGCATCCGCGGTGTCGAGCCGGACCCGGAGACGAAACTGCGCGAAGGCGACATCGTCGTGCTGCGCGGCCTGCCCGAGCAACTCGCGCAGGCCGAGGAGCGGCTGCTGCGGCACCGCCGCGGCGCGACGGCCGGCGCGGGCGCGGCCGCCGCCTGA
- the kdsD gene encoding arabinose 5-phosphate isomerase KdsD translates to MIAKINGDRALTLARDVLDIEADAVRGLRDRLDGGFVGAVDLILSCRGRVVVSGIGKSGHIARKLAATLASTGTPAFFVHPAEASHGDLGMVTADDVFIAMSNSGESEELVSILPLVKRLGAKLIAMTGRPGSTLAQLADVHLNSGVEKEACSLNLAPTASTTAALALGDALAVAVLDARGFGADDFARSHPGGALGRRLLTYVRDVMRTGDQLPVVRDDATVRDALFQLTAKRMGMTAIVDQEERVAGIFTDGDLRRVLERAGDFRNLPIGSVMTKAPRTIAADHLAVEAVELMERHRINQMLVVDPAGKLIGALNMHDLFSKKVI, encoded by the coding sequence ATGATAGCGAAAATCAATGGCGATCGGGCACTGACGCTCGCTCGCGACGTGCTCGACATCGAAGCTGACGCCGTGCGCGGGCTTCGCGACCGGCTCGACGGCGGCTTCGTCGGCGCGGTCGATCTCATCCTCAGTTGTCGCGGACGCGTGGTGGTTTCCGGCATCGGCAAATCGGGCCACATTGCGCGCAAGCTGGCCGCGACGCTCGCCTCCACCGGCACGCCGGCGTTCTTCGTCCACCCCGCGGAAGCGAGTCACGGCGACCTCGGCATGGTCACCGCCGACGACGTGTTCATCGCGATGTCGAACTCCGGCGAGTCGGAGGAACTGGTGTCGATCCTGCCGCTCGTGAAGCGGCTCGGCGCGAAGCTGATCGCGATGACCGGCCGCCCCGGCTCGACGCTCGCGCAGCTCGCCGACGTGCATCTGAACTCGGGCGTCGAGAAGGAAGCGTGCTCGCTGAATCTCGCGCCGACGGCCAGCACCACCGCCGCGCTCGCGCTCGGCGACGCGCTCGCGGTCGCGGTGCTCGACGCGCGCGGCTTCGGCGCGGACGACTTCGCGCGTTCGCATCCAGGCGGCGCGCTCGGGCGGCGTCTGCTCACCTACGTGCGCGACGTGATGCGCACCGGCGACCAGCTGCCGGTCGTGCGCGACGACGCGACGGTGCGCGACGCGCTGTTCCAGCTCACCGCGAAGCGCATGGGCATGACCGCGATCGTCGATCAGGAGGAGCGGGTGGCCGGCATCTTCACCGACGGCGACCTGCGCCGCGTGCTCGAACGCGCCGGCGATTTCCGCAACCTGCCGATCGGGTCGGTGATGACGAAGGCGCCGCGCACGATCGCGGCGGATCATCTCGCGGTCGAAGCCGTGGAACTGATGGAGCGCCACCGCATCAATCAGATGCTCGTCGTCGATCCGGCCGGCAAGCTGATCGGCGCGCTCAACATGCACGACCTGTTCTCGAAGAAGGTGATTTGA
- a CDS encoding KdsC family phosphatase, producing MAASHSDAIERAARVRLMIFDVDGVLTDGGLMFTGAGDTMKVFNSLDGHGAKLLREAGIDTAIITGRRSEIVAARAKELKITHLFQGVEDKRVAFEQLLADTGVEREACGYMGDDWPDLGVMLQCGFATAPANAHPDVLERVHWVSERRGGNGAVRELCDLVLRAQGRYDALLAQACAPGHR from the coding sequence ATGGCTGCTTCCCATTCCGACGCGATCGAACGCGCCGCGCGCGTCCGGCTGATGATTTTCGACGTCGACGGCGTGCTGACCGACGGCGGACTGATGTTCACCGGCGCGGGCGACACGATGAAAGTGTTCAACTCGCTCGACGGCCACGGCGCGAAGCTGCTGCGCGAAGCGGGCATCGACACCGCGATCATCACCGGCCGCCGCTCGGAAATCGTCGCCGCGCGCGCGAAGGAACTGAAGATCACGCATCTGTTCCAGGGCGTCGAGGACAAGCGCGTCGCGTTCGAACAACTGCTCGCGGACACCGGCGTCGAGCGCGAGGCCTGCGGCTACATGGGCGACGACTGGCCGGACCTCGGCGTGATGCTCCAGTGCGGCTTCGCAACCGCGCCGGCGAACGCGCATCCGGACGTGCTCGAACGCGTGCACTGGGTCAGCGAGCGGCGCGGCGGCAACGGCGCGGTGCGCGAGCTGTGCGATCTCGTGCTGCGCGCGCAGGGCCGCTACGACGCCCTGCTTGCGCAGGCGTGCGCACCGGGGCATCGATGA
- the lptC gene encoding LPS export ABC transporter periplasmic protein LptC produces the protein MNQKFRLTSLIPLVAVALLAGATWWLLQATLPRETQAPEHPKAHTPDYFADNFSITELDQSGATQYRLTATHMVHYEDNEYSDLTNPAVRAFQPGKPIVTATGRRGTVNADASIVDLFDEARILRAAGYGDPQMQADSEHFRVLVNDDVILTEKPVKLQRGQSVMTATAGMNYNNVTRVIQLHGNVRGAIAPADSGGSS, from the coding sequence ATGAACCAGAAGTTCCGCCTCACGTCGCTGATCCCGCTCGTCGCGGTGGCGCTGCTCGCCGGCGCCACTTGGTGGCTGCTGCAGGCGACGCTGCCGCGTGAGACGCAGGCGCCCGAGCATCCGAAGGCGCATACGCCGGACTACTTCGCGGACAATTTCTCGATAACCGAACTGGATCAGTCCGGCGCGACGCAATACCGGCTGACCGCGACGCACATGGTCCACTACGAGGACAACGAGTACAGCGACCTGACCAATCCGGCGGTGCGCGCGTTCCAGCCCGGCAAGCCGATCGTCACGGCGACGGGCCGGCGCGGCACCGTGAACGCCGACGCGTCGATCGTGGATCTGTTCGACGAAGCGCGGATCCTGCGCGCGGCCGGCTATGGCGACCCGCAGATGCAGGCCGACTCCGAGCATTTCCGGGTGCTCGTGAACGACGATGTGATCCTGACCGAAAAGCCGGTTAAACTTCAGCGCGGCCAGTCGGTCATGACCGCCACCGCTGGCATGAACTACAACAATGTCACCCGGGTCATCCAGCTGCACGGCAACGTCCGCGGCGCGATCGCCCCGGCTGACTCCGGCGGCTCGTCCTGA